Proteins encoded together in one Streptomyces umbrinus window:
- a CDS encoding ice-binding family protein: MTLNIPDAPLRRTMSVWIAAVTSVAIAAAVIAATPTRANAAATPVNLGTAATYGVLGGATVTNTGPTVVNGLNVGVSPGPAIVGFAASDGGPGIVTPPGALHTTDDHAGQAKEDLTAAYNQAGGQTQTDAVYNAPTSSVARR; encoded by the coding sequence ATGACGCTGAATATCCCTGACGCGCCCCTACGGCGCACCATGTCGGTGTGGATCGCCGCGGTCACGTCCGTGGCAATCGCCGCGGCCGTAATCGCGGCGACGCCGACACGCGCAAATGCCGCTGCCACCCCCGTGAATCTGGGCACGGCAGCCACTTACGGAGTGCTGGGTGGTGCGACGGTCACCAACACCGGCCCCACCGTGGTCAACGGTCTCAACGTCGGCGTGAGCCCCGGTCCGGCCATCGTCGGGTTCGCCGCGTCCGACGGAGGGCCCGGCATCGTGACCCCGCCCGGGGCTCTGCACACTACCGATGACCACGCGGGCCAAGCCAAGGAGGACCTGACCGCGGCGTACAACCAGGCCGGCGGGCAGACTCAGACGGACGCGGTGTACAACGCCCCCACGAGTTCGGTGGCCAGACGCTGA
- a CDS encoding ice-binding family protein, producing MQRVLAGRQVGRSAGRQVGSSATLGPHTSFVGTIMADESITATTGATINGRLRADAGRCGNGAVTLDSNRIFQGPCGTGGTTGGLISGGVIAGATNGGTSGSTTVGVIGGVPTGGGTGGALGGLLGGVLTSGGTTGGALGGLVAGATSGGAPGGSTGGGNGGATGGNGHDHHGEKPGKPGHHDHGGKPDDHGRPDDHGDHGGKPDEYGRPDDHDGHGGKPDDHGKPENHEGHDGDHGDHDQKAA from the coding sequence GTGCAACGTGTACTGGCAGGTCGGCAGGTCGGCAGGTCGGCAGGTCGGCAGGTCGGCAGCTCGGCCACGCTCGGTCCCCACACCTCGTTCGTGGGCACCATCATGGCCGACGAATCGATCACCGCCACCACGGGGGCGACCATCAACGGCCGGCTGCGGGCCGATGCGGGCCGATGCGGTAACGGGGCCGTGACGCTGGACTCCAACAGGATCTTCCAGGGGCCGTGCGGGACCGGCGGTACCACCGGTGGTCTGATCTCGGGCGGTGTGATCGCTGGTGCCACGAACGGTGGCACCTCGGGCAGCACCACGGTCGGCGTCATCGGCGGTGTGCCGACGGGCGGCGGAACCGGCGGTGCCCTGGGCGGTCTTCTCGGCGGTGTCCTGACGTCCGGCGGAACCACTGGTGGCGCTCTGGGCGGCCTCGTCGCGGGCGCCACTTCGGGCGGTGCCCCAGGCGGCTCCACGGGTGGCGGCAACGGCGGCGCGACCGGTGGGAACGGCCACGACCATCATGGCGAGAAGCCCGGCAAGCCCGGTCACCACGACCACGGCGGGAAGCCCGATGATCACGGCAGGCCCGACGACCATGGCGATCACGGCGGGAAGCCCGACGAGTACGGCAGGCCCGACGACCACGACGGTCACGGCGGCAAGCCCGACGATCACGGCAAGCCCGAGAATCACGAGGGACATGACGGCGATCACGGAGATCACGACCAGAAGGCTGCCTAG
- a CDS encoding DUF5819 family protein: protein MYVDEADWPGAGPAPDKGGRPVASQGVSGHRPLPAKVLKAGTGAAVVLCLAMSLVHVLLVFLHVAPPNPLSQQYSRQVNAWVFPLFEQNWRLFAPDPESVNRQISARTMHTAPDGSVQVSDWFDLTGVDNSAVRHQAFPSHTAQNMLRRAWSSYLETHGSDDQPRSQRALMIQQYLTNIAADRISGHRGGTFESVQLRVMTVPIAASAAPAAAGGPGSATVAPTPADTRYLPWWKVDSYGN, encoded by the coding sequence GTGTATGTCGACGAAGCGGACTGGCCCGGCGCCGGGCCGGCCCCGGACAAGGGCGGAAGACCCGTCGCGTCCCAAGGGGTTTCGGGCCATCGGCCCCTCCCTGCGAAGGTCCTGAAGGCGGGCACGGGAGCCGCCGTGGTCCTCTGTCTGGCGATGTCCTTGGTCCATGTGCTCCTGGTGTTTCTGCACGTGGCACCCCCGAACCCCCTTTCTCAGCAGTACAGCCGCCAGGTCAACGCGTGGGTCTTCCCGCTGTTCGAACAGAACTGGCGGCTCTTCGCGCCGGATCCGGAATCGGTCAACCGGCAGATCTCGGCGAGGACCATGCACACCGCCCCGGACGGCAGTGTGCAGGTGAGTGACTGGTTTGATCTGACGGGCGTGGACAACTCCGCGGTGAGGCACCAGGCCTTTCCCAGTCATACGGCGCAGAACATGCTGCGGCGGGCCTGGAGTTCGTATCTCGAAACCCACGGCAGTGACGATCAGCCTCGCTCGCAGCGGGCGCTGATGATCCAGCAGTACCTGACCAACATCGCGGCGGATCGCATCTCCGGCCACCGTGGCGGCACCTTCGAATCCGTCCAGCTACGGGTGATGACCGTGCCCATCGCCGCGTCCGCCGCTCCTGCCGCAGCCGGCGGGCCCGGTTCGGCCACCGTCGCGCCGACGCCTGCCGATACGCGGTATCTGCC